The window CGGGAGCCCTGTGATGGACCTCCTGCTCGTCGCCCTTCCCTTCCTGATGTTTGTCACGGCAGTGATCGCGCTGCTGCGTGGCTTCCCGGTAGCGTTTACGCTGGCCGGTGTCGCCATCCTCTTTGCGCTGATCGGCCTGGCGCTGGACGCGTTCGACCCGCTGCATTTGCGCGCCTTCCCGCAGCGCATCTACGGCAACATCATGGAGATGGACAAATCCATCCTCGTGGCCGTGCCGCTTTTCGTCTTCATGGGCGTAATGCTGGAAAAATCGCGCGTCGCCGAGGAATTGCTTGAAGCCATGGGCGCGCTCTTCGGCTCGATGCGCGGCGGGCTTGGCATCTCGGTGGTGATCGTCGGGGCCTTGCTCGCGGCATCCACCGGCATCGTAGGCGCCACCGTGGTAACGATGGGCCTATTGTCGCTTCCGACCATGCTGCGCCGTGGCTATGACCCGGCGCTCGCCAGCGGTTCAATCGCCGCGTCCGGCACGCTGGGGCAGATCATTCCGCCGTCTATCGTACTGATCCTGCTGGGCGACCAGCTGGGTTCGGCCTATGCGCGCGCGCAGCGTGAACAGGGCATTTTCGCGCCCGACATTTTGACCGTGGGCGATCTGTTTGCAGGGGCACTCATTCCCGGCCTGCTGCTGGTTGGCGCCTATATCGTCTACCAGATCGTCATCGCGATAATCCGTCCTGCGGCCTCACCGGCCATTCCCAAAGAGGAACTGAACGCGGACATCTTCAAGGCGCTGCGCGCGCTGATACCGCCGCTGGCGCTGATCGTTGCGGTGCTGGGTTCGATCCTTGCCGGCCTTGCCACACCCACCGAAGCCGCCGGTGTCGGCGCGCTCGGCGCAACCCTGCTGGCGGGTTTCCGCAATGCGGGCGCATCGTCCAATCCGCGCGGTGGGCGCTGGCTGGTGGCTATCGGTGCTATCAGCCTGCTGGCGCTGATCGCTGCGGCCATGGCGCTCAATCTGCGCGCCGGAGTGGACGGCAATGAGCGCCTTCTGACCCTGGGCCTCGGCGCGGTGGCCGTTGCGGGCACGCTATGGGCGCTCATCCGCCTGTTCCGCACACGCGTACTCGACGAGGTGATGACACAGACCGCGCGCATCTCCTCCATGGTTTTCGTGATCCTGATCGGTGCCTCCCTGTTTGCGCTGGTATTCCGGGAGCTCGGCGGTGATGGCAGCGTGCGCGCCATGCTGGAGGCTGTGCCGGGCGGCGTGTTCGGCGCGGTGCTGGTGGTGATGCTGATCATGTTCGTGCTGGGCTTTTTCCTCGATTTCATCGAGATCACCTTCGTGGTCGTGCCTATCGTCGCGCCAATCCTGTTCCTGATGGGCGTGGACCCGATCTGGCTGGGCGTGCTGATGGCGTTGAACCTGCAGACCAGCTTCCTGACCCCGCCCTTCGGCTTTGCGCTGTTCTATCTGCGCGGTGTGGCGCCGCCTTCCCTGCCGACAAGCGCCATCTATCGCGGTGCCATCCCCTTCGTTATCATTCAGCTTTTCGCAATAGCGCTGGTTGCCGCCCTGCCCTGGCTCGCAACCGCCCTGCCAAGAGCACTTTATGGCTGAATCTCGCCCTGACGACGCGCCCGGCGGTCCGACCCCCGCAGAACGCGCAACATTGCAGCGCTTTGTCATTGTCGTTGCGGCGCTGGCACTGACCGGACTTTTCGTCTGGATGGTGAAGGATTTTCTGGGCGCGGTCTTCCTTGCCGCCGTGCTGGCCCTGATGCTGACACCCATTCAGGACGACATGGCCGACACGCTGGGCGGCCGGGCACGCCTGTCGGCGAGCCTGCTGATGGTATCGGTCATCCTGATAGGCATGGTGCCGCTGGGCATACTGGTCGTCATCGTCGTGCGCGAAGCGTTGCAGGTAAGCGAGTCGCTCACCCCCTTCGTGCAGGAACAGGTAACGAACTGGCGGGCAGCAGGCGGCGGTGTACCCGAATGGGTGCCGTGGCGCGAGGAAGTGATCCGCTATCAGGGCGAAATTGCCAGCCAGATCGGCAGCTTTGCCTCGACGGCAGGGCGCGTCTTCATCAACGCGATGACTTCGGCTGCAGGCTCGACCCTGATGGTCTTTCTGAACCTGATCGTTTTTCTCTACGCCCTCTATTTCTTTCTGGTTCATGGCCGCGCGATGACGGCAACGACCCTGAAGCTGCTGCCGCTGCGTCCACGCGACCGGATCCTGCTGGCCGGGCGGGCCGTCTCCACCATCCGCGCGACGATAAAGGGCACGCTGATCATCGGCCTTGTGCAGGGCACCGTTACAGGGCTGGCGCTCGCCATCGCTGGCGTGCCGGGCGCGCCGTTCTGGGGTGCTGTGGCGGGGCTTCTCTCCGTGATTCCGGGGATCGGCACCCCCCTGGTCTGGGGGCCGGCTGCCGCCTGGCTGATCTATCAGGACGATATGACAGCCGGTATAGCGCTCGGCCTGTTCGGTTTCATCGTCATCATGAATATCGACAATTTCCTGCGCCCGCGCCTGGTCGGCAGGGACGCCAAGATGAGCGATCTCATGGTGCTGATTTCCACGCTCGGCGGCCTGACCCTGTTCGGCGCCATGGGCATCATCATCGGCCCGATGATTGCCGCCCTGTTCAGCGCGGTCTGGCACGTCTATGCGCGCGCCTACGCGCCCTTGCTGGGGGTAAAACCCTAAACCGCAGGCACAGCCCCGGCGCGCGGCGGCGGCCGGTTGCCGCCCGCATAGCGCTCCAGCGCCGCGATGCGCTTGTCCATCGGCGGGTGGGTGGCGAACATGCCTGCAAACCCGCTGGAGCGGTCATGCAGGAACATCTGGCGCACTTCGGCGGGCGCCCCCTCCACATCCGGATTGCCGGACACCTTCATCAGGGCCGAGATCATCGCGTCGGGGTTCTTGGTCAGCTCCACCGCGCCTGCATCGGCCATGTATTCGCGCTTGCGCGACAGGGTGAAGCGGATGGCGATCGCCAGCATCCATGCCAGCGCGGCAAGAGCCATGGCCACCAGGATGAACACGCCGGCATTGCCACCCGATCCGCGCCGTCCGCCCCCGGCCCGTCCCAGCGAGCCGTGCAGCATGCCGCGTACCATGATCTCCACGGTGAAAGAGATGATGCCGACAAAGATGATGGAGATGACCAGCAGGCGCACATCGCGGTTGATGATATGGGTCAGCTCGTGGGCCAGCACCGCTTCCAGCTCATCCCGGTCGAGTTTTTCCATCAGGCCGCGCGTCACCGTGACCGCCGCCTGTTTCTCCGTCAGGCCGGAGGCATAGGCGTTCAGTGCAGGCGTTTCGATGATCCGCAAGGCGGGCATGGTCAGCCCGCGCGAAATACACAGATTTTCCAGCAGGTTGTATAGTTCCGGCTCGTCATTGCGCGACACCTTCTTCGCGCCGGTGCTGGCATCAATGATCGCCTGATGAGACAGCCAGGCAATGGTGAACCAGATCGCCACCCCGATGAGCACCCAGGGCGTAACCATGGGCATCGCATAGGCCGCCTCTCCGGCAGCCCGGCCGACATCAGCCTGCTCGCCCGCCGTCCAGGCCAGAAACAGCACTGTCATGGCGTATACGAGGCCGAGGATCAGGAACGGGAATCCTGCCAGCAGCAGGATGGATTTGAGATTATTGTTCCAGATATGGCTGCGAAGGCCGGTCGCTGCGAGCATGACAGGCCTCCGCGTGCCGATACCCTAGAACTTCACCGACGGCGCAGCGCGCTCGGACGCCGCAATCTCGAAGAACTCGCGGGACTTGAAGCCGAACGGGCCTGCCAGCACCACAGCCGGGAACTGCTCGATGGCCGTGTTGTACTCGGAGACCGCATTGTTGAAGAAGCGGCGGGCGGCAGCGATCTTGTTTTCCAGATCGGCCAGCTCGCGCTGCAGGGCCAGAAAGTTCTGGTTGGCCTTCAGATCCGGATAGGCTTCCGACAGCGCGAAGAGCTGGCGCAGCGCACCGGTCAGCATGTTCTCGGCAGCGGCGAGATCCTTCATGCCGGTGGCATCAATGGCCTGCTGGCGCGCCTTGATGACGTTTTCCAGCGTTTCCTTCTCGTGCGTCGCATAGCCCTTCACGGTCTCGACAAGGTTCGGCACGAGGTCGTAGCGCTGCTTCATCTGCACATCGATATCGCCCCATGCCTGGTTGGTCGTCTGACGCAGGGCCACAAGGCGGTTGTAGATGAGGATGATGGCCAGGCCGATAACGGCAAGGATGACGAGGATGATGACAAATTCCATGGAATTATCCTTCCCGTGAGGAGGTGGCGGGGCTTGTACCTGTGATGAATAAACGTAACCGCCCGGCGCGCCAAGCCTGTTGGGCGCTGGTGGCTTAAGGGGTGGTTTCCAGAAGGCGGGCGCGGTGCAAGTCCTTCTCACGTCCCATTAGTCTGAACAGGCGTATCAGCTCGCTGCGGCTGGCGACCTGGACGGACATGGCACCCTTGCCGAGGTTGATGCTCTCATGCACCTCGACCGGCCACCACTTACCCTTACGGCATACTTCCAGACCGGCCATGATCTCGACCGGCACTTCGCCAAAGCTGGCGTTAAGGAACTGACGGGAGCGGAACAGTTGAGATGGCTCTGACTGTTTTCGCGTGACATCGGCGCGCGCCAGAAGCGCTAATGCATCCCTGTCAGATACCAGCACATCAATGTCAGCCAGCGGCCCGTCCTCGATGCCGTGGAGATGGAGTCCGGCTCCGCCATAAATAGCCCACGGATCGCGGCATGCTGTCATGGCGCGAGCCAGAGCCGCAAGCGTCACACCAAGGCCAGTCACACTTAAACCTGCCCTCTCGGCGCGAAGCGGCCAGCGCGGGAAAAGCCCTTCGGTGCCAGACGTCCGGCCTGCGCGCGCTTGCCAAGGAAGAGCTTCCAGTCTTCCACCAGATGCTTGCGCCCGGCCCCGTCAGTCCAGGTCAGCCCCTCTTCGGCGGCGAACACCGTGACATCGCTCACCTCCCCGCCCTTGCCGCCCAGCAGGCGCACGCCCTTGCCGCGCGTCATTTCAGGGATCTCATCAAGAGCGAAGACGAGCAGCTTGCGGTTCTCGCCGATCACGGCGGCGGTATCGCCCTTGGCCTCGGTGACGACGATCACCTCCGCGCCCTCGACGAGATTTACCAGCTGGCGGCCCGCCCGCTTGATGGCGGGCAGTTCGGCTTCCGGCACGAGGAAGCCATGGCCGGAGCTGGACGCGATCAGCAGCTTGCGTGCCGGATCATGCTTCACCAGCGCCAGCGGAGCCGAGCTTTCATCAAGATCGATCTGCAGGCGCACCGGCTCACCAAAGCCGCGCCCGCCCGGCAGTTTGGACGCATCCAGCGTGAACACCCGGCCATCGGTGGCAAACAGGAGAAGCTTGTCAGTCGTCTCACAGCGCACGGCAAAGGCTGTCTCGTCGCCATCCTTGTGCTTCAGGCTTGAGAGGTCGTCTACATGGCCTTTGAGCGCGCGTATCCAGCCCTTTTCGGAGAGCACGACCGTCACCGGCTCTCGCACCACCAGCGCTTCCTCCACGCGGTCGGCCAGATCATCGGCTGGCGCATCAGCGAAATGGGTGCGGCGGCGGCCAATGGCGGTGCGCGGGCCGAAGCTCTCGCGCACGGCAGCGATTTCACCATCGACCTTCGCCCATTGCTGCTCGTCACTCGCAAGGAGGGCTTTCAGCCCCGCACGCTCCTCGCCCAGCCGGTCAGATTCCGCGCGCAGCTCGATCTCTTCCAGCTTGCGAAGGGAGCGCAGGCGCATATTGAGGATCGCCTCGGCCTGCCGCTCGGACAGCTGGAACTCGGCCATCAGATCGGGCTTGGGCTCATCGCTCTCGCGGATGATGGCAATCACGCGGTCCAGATTGAGGAAGCAGATGATATAGCCCGCCAGCACTTCCAGCCGGTCTTCGACCTGCGCCAGACGGCGTGTGGCCCGGCGCACCACCACTTCGCGGCGATGGTCCAGCCATATCTGCAAGACCTCTTTCAGGCTCATCACGCGCGGCGCGCCTTTGGGGTCCAGCACGTTGAGGTTCAAGGGAAAGCGCACTTCCAGATCAGTCGCCCGGAACATGGATTCCATCAGCACGGCCGGATCGACCGTGCGCGCGCGCGGCTCCAGCACCAGGCGCACATCCTCCGCGCTTTCATCCATCACATCAGCCAGCAGCGGCAGCTTTTTGGCTTCCATCAGGCTCGCAATGCGTTCCACCAGCCGCGCCTTCTGGACCAGATAGGGAATTTCCGTGACGACGATGCGCCACGTACCACGCCCCTGATCCTCCACCTCCCATTTGGCGCGCAGG is drawn from Glycocaulis alkaliphilus and contains these coding sequences:
- the parC gene encoding DNA topoisomerase IV subunit A; translation: MGHEPVGEAGRIFPERFEDALSSRYLAYALSTITQRALPDARDGLKPVHRRLLHAMRLLKLDPDAAFKKSARVVGDVIGKYHPHGDQSVYDALVRLAQDFAARYPLIEGQGNFGNVDGDSAAAMRYTEARLTEAARLLLADMDEDTVDFRKTYDGSEEEPVVLPGAFPNLLANGATGIAVGMATSIPPHNAAEICDAARHLIAKPDADVRALAKFVKGPDFPTGGICVEPAASILEAYETGRGGFRLRAKWEVEDQGRGTWRIVVTEIPYLVQKARLVERIASLMEAKKLPLLADVMDESAEDVRLVLEPRARTVDPAVLMESMFRATDLEVRFPLNLNVLDPKGAPRVMSLKEVLQIWLDHRREVVVRRATRRLAQVEDRLEVLAGYIICFLNLDRVIAIIRESDEPKPDLMAEFQLSERQAEAILNMRLRSLRKLEEIELRAESDRLGEERAGLKALLASDEQQWAKVDGEIAAVRESFGPRTAIGRRRTHFADAPADDLADRVEEALVVREPVTVVLSEKGWIRALKGHVDDLSSLKHKDGDETAFAVRCETTDKLLLFATDGRVFTLDASKLPGGRGFGEPVRLQIDLDESSAPLALVKHDPARKLLIASSSGHGFLVPEAELPAIKRAGRQLVNLVEGAEVIVVTEAKGDTAAVIGENRKLLVFALDEIPEMTRGKGVRLLGGKGGEVSDVTVFAAEEGLTWTDGAGRKHLVEDWKLFLGKRAQAGRLAPKGFSRAGRFAPRGQV
- a CDS encoding AI-2E family transporter yields the protein MAESRPDDAPGGPTPAERATLQRFVIVVAALALTGLFVWMVKDFLGAVFLAAVLALMLTPIQDDMADTLGGRARLSASLLMVSVILIGMVPLGILVVIVVREALQVSESLTPFVQEQVTNWRAAGGGVPEWVPWREEVIRYQGEIASQIGSFASTAGRVFINAMTSAAGSTLMVFLNLIVFLYALYFFLVHGRAMTATTLKLLPLRPRDRILLAGRAVSTIRATIKGTLIIGLVQGTVTGLALAIAGVPGAPFWGAVAGLLSVIPGIGTPLVWGPAAAWLIYQDDMTAGIALGLFGFIVIMNIDNFLRPRLVGRDAKMSDLMVLISTLGGLTLFGAMGIIIGPMIAALFSAVWHVYARAYAPLLGVKP
- a CDS encoding M48 family metallopeptidase, whose product is MLAATGLRSHIWNNNLKSILLLAGFPFLILGLVYAMTVLFLAWTAGEQADVGRAAGEAAYAMPMVTPWVLIGVAIWFTIAWLSHQAIIDASTGAKKVSRNDEPELYNLLENLCISRGLTMPALRIIETPALNAYASGLTEKQAAVTVTRGLMEKLDRDELEAVLAHELTHIINRDVRLLVISIIFVGIISFTVEIMVRGMLHGSLGRAGGGRRGSGGNAGVFILVAMALAALAWMLAIAIRFTLSRKREYMADAGAVELTKNPDAMISALMKVSGNPDVEGAPAEVRQMFLHDRSSGFAGMFATHPPMDKRIAALERYAGGNRPPPRAGAVPAV
- a CDS encoding TRAP transporter large permease, translating into MDLLLVALPFLMFVTAVIALLRGFPVAFTLAGVAILFALIGLALDAFDPLHLRAFPQRIYGNIMEMDKSILVAVPLFVFMGVMLEKSRVAEELLEAMGALFGSMRGGLGISVVIVGALLAASTGIVGATVVTMGLLSLPTMLRRGYDPALASGSIAASGTLGQIIPPSIVLILLGDQLGSAYARAQREQGIFAPDILTVGDLFAGALIPGLLLVGAYIVYQIVIAIIRPAASPAIPKEELNADIFKALRALIPPLALIVAVLGSILAGLATPTEAAGVGALGATLLAGFRNAGASSNPRGGRWLVAIGAISLLALIAAAMALNLRAGVDGNERLLTLGLGAVAVAGTLWALIRLFRTRVLDEVMTQTARISSMVFVILIGASLFALVFRELGGDGSVRAMLEAVPGGVFGAVLVVMLIMFVLGFFLDFIEITFVVVPIVAPILFLMGVDPIWLGVLMALNLQTSFLTPPFGFALFYLRGVAPPSLPTSAIYRGAIPFVIIQLFAIALVAALPWLATALPRALYG
- a CDS encoding LemA family protein; protein product: MEFVIILVILAVIGLAIILIYNRLVALRQTTNQAWGDIDVQMKQRYDLVPNLVETVKGYATHEKETLENVIKARQQAIDATGMKDLAAAENMLTGALRQLFALSEAYPDLKANQNFLALQRELADLENKIAAARRFFNNAVSEYNTAIEQFPAVVLAGPFGFKSREFFEIAASERAAPSVKF